From the genome of Kaistella daneshvariae, one region includes:
- a CDS encoding serine hydrolase domain-containing protein, whose product MFQKISAFFLLFFLFSISSCKAEPEKIVVKTANRNAIIDSTVTLFQRHLLQTQIDSIFEKTHFNGSVSIQQNGKTLYEKISGFEDFKQKKSLDSNSVFAIASQSKQFTAVLILLQEESGKLNTDDFASKYLKEFEPKQFEKITIKELLNHTSGIRDFADGMHSKPGEEFNYSNKGFYYLGKIIEKVSGKSYDENVSELFKKIGMNHSFTANNFDGKHFASAYLGTAKNFSEVPNMPERLSARAISVPAGGILSTLNDLHRWNSALYNRKIIKPELLKKFVEKSAEREHAILGKMGYGFGIMTNFAKPTAYFHTGYVKGAPSLIIYYPESKTSVVILSNIADESRGKSAVFIVHKRIKEITDSLENAALSVRTNLQKTAL is encoded by the coding sequence GTGTTTCAAAAAATTTCCGCCTTTTTCCTGCTTTTTTTTCTTTTTTCTATTTCCTCCTGCAAAGCCGAACCGGAAAAAATTGTCGTTAAAACAGCAAATAGAAATGCGATAATCGACAGCACGGTAACTCTTTTTCAGCGGCATTTATTGCAAACACAAATCGATTCAATTTTTGAAAAAACACATTTTAATGGCAGCGTTTCCATTCAGCAAAACGGGAAAACTTTATATGAAAAAATAAGTGGTTTTGAAGATTTTAAGCAGAAAAAATCGCTGGACAGCAATTCAGTTTTTGCCATCGCGTCGCAGAGCAAGCAATTTACTGCAGTTTTGATTTTGTTGCAGGAAGAAAGCGGTAAATTAAACACCGATGATTTCGCTTCAAAATATTTAAAGGAATTTGAACCGAAACAATTTGAAAAAATCACCATTAAAGAATTGCTGAATCATACTTCGGGAATCCGGGATTTTGCTGATGGAATGCATTCTAAACCGGGTGAAGAATTCAATTATTCGAACAAAGGATTTTATTATTTAGGAAAAATCATCGAAAAAGTTTCGGGTAAATCTTACGATGAAAATGTGAGTGAATTATTTAAAAAAATTGGAATGAATCATTCATTCACCGCCAATAATTTTGACGGAAAGCATTTCGCCTCAGCGTATCTCGGCACGGCGAAAAACTTTTCCGAAGTTCCCAATATGCCCGAACGTCTTTCTGCGCGCGCCATTTCTGTTCCCGCCGGCGGGATTCTCTCAACCTTAAATGATCTTCACCGGTGGAATAGCGCTTTGTACAACAGAAAAATTATTAAACCTGAACTGCTGAAAAAATTTGTTGAAAAATCGGCGGAGCGTGAACATGCCATCTTGGGGAAAATGGGTTACGGTTTTGGAATAATGACAAATTTTGCCAAGCCAACGGCGTATTTTCATACCGGCTATGTAAAAGGTGCGCCTTCATTAATTATTTATTATCCGGAAAGCAAAACTTCGGTGGTGATTCTCTCCAACATCGCTGATGAAAGCCGCGGAAAAAGTGCGGTTTTTATCGTTCATAAAAGAATAAAAGAAATCACCGATTCACTGGAAAATGCAGCACTTTCAGTTCGGACGAATTTGCAAAAAACCGCTTTATAG